The sequence AAACACCGAAAAAGTAATTCCTTATTTTAATAACGATAGAAAATTAAGCAATAAAAAGGTTCTAATTATTGATGATGATTTGATGCAATTGCAATTGTTATCTGAAATTTTAAAAGATAAAGTAGCCTTAATTTCAACTTTAAATAATGGTGAATTACTTGATGCTGTTTTGACAAAACAGAACTTTGATTTGATTATTTCTGACATTCAAATGCCTAATTTCAGCGGGTATCAAATCATTGAAAAAATAAGAAATAACGAGCAATACAAGAACATTCCGGTAATTGCATTTACAGGAAAAATTGATTTAGACGAAAAAGAATTTCAAAAATTAGGATTCCAAACGGTAATTCACAAACCCATTGAAATAGCTAAATTATTATTTGAAATTCATCGTGTTTTGGAAATCAATTTTGAACAGAATTCTAATAAAATCGAAACAAAGAAAAATTACGATTTTGACGATTTTAGTTTAACACAAATTCTATCATTTTGTGAAGACGATTCTGAAGCAGCAAAAAATATTCTCAAAATTTTTATTGATGAAACAAAATTAAATGTAAATCTATTAGAAAATGCAGCAACAATTTTTGATTTAAAAACCGTTGAAAATGTAGCACATAAAATGCTTCCGATGTTTAAACAACTTCAAGTAATTTCGGTTGTAGGCAAGCTTTTTAAGTTAGAAAGAGAAGCCGAAAAGTTTGATAAAGAAACTTTAATTAATTATGTATCCCTTTTAAAATCTGAAATTGAACACATTATAAATAAAATTCAAAAAGTTGAATTCTAACTAAAAATCTAGCTTTAGCTTATTTATCTTCAATTAAATATAAACTAAGTATGTTTTAAAATTTAATTGTAAATTAGAATTTGAGATTTGATTCTAGGTTAAATAAATTAATTTTTTATCAGAATGAAAAATCAAAACATTCTTAAAATAATAAAATATTTTACTTGGATTGCACCTTTTTTGATGATATTAAGTTTTATAATTCATCTTAGTTTAACAGCAAATCAAGGCATTTACGCTACAAATTATTTTTTTGTAGCTGTTTTGATTTTGATTTCAATTTTAAATTGTTTTGCGTTATTAATTGTAGCTGTTTACGATGCTAAAAAAACATCAAAAGATAAAATGTTCAGTAAAATTAGTTTGCTATTTGGAACTCCAATTGTATTTATCATACTATTTTTATTCGGTGCATTTTTTTCGATGCAATTCAACCTTGAAGAAACTAAATATTTGCAAAATGAATGTTTTACAAAGCGAAAAAACTTTTTTATAGCAGAAAATAATTACAATTATTCAACCGAAAATTGTTCAACTGCAAAACAAGATTCTATAATTATTGTTGAGGTTTATCGTTGGGGAACCATTCGGAAATGCGGAATTGTTTTAAACGATATTTACCAAGAAATAGACACATCCAAAATTACATTTCTTACCTTAAAACAAAAAAAAGAAATACTTAGTTACTAAAGAAAACACTTAAAAAAATGATAAAACACACTATTTTCTTGATTCCAATTTTATTTTTAATTGCATGTCAAGATAAAAAAATTGAAGAAAAAACGACTCAGAAAGTTCAAATTGAAAAACAAATTGACACGGTTTATATCACAAAAAACTTGGATAGTATAGCAAATTCAGAATATTATATTTATGAAAGATTACCTGAATGGCTAATTGAATCAGAGGTTTTAGATAATTTAAAAATCGGTAAAAATTATAAAGTTGAAAATAGATTAAATCCGTTATATCTTGAGGAAGATTTTAATGGCGATGGAAATTTAGACGTTGCGCTTCCTATTTATGAAATTAATACAGGTAAGAAAGGTTTTGCGATTATTCACGGTAAAACTTTAGATGTTCATATTCTTGGTGCTGGTAAAAATTTTGAAAATGCGTTAAGTGACGACCAAGATTATATTGATATTTGGAGAATTAACAGAAATAAAATTAACGAACCTGGAGTTGAAGAAGAAACTGGAAATGGTAAAAATGGTGAACTGATTTTAAATAATCCTTCTGTTGAAATTGCAAAATCTGAATTAGGTGGAGGTTTGATTTATTGGAACGGTTCTGCATACGTTTACTTTCATCAAACGTGCTAATAATAAAACATCGAGCTATGAAAACAAATCGATGTTTATTTTTTACCATTTTACTTTATATGGATATTCTTCATAAATCGCATTATCTTCATTAATCGTAAAACCTTTAGAAGCGAATTCTTTAGCTTTTTCAATTAAATTAGAAGTTTCGAAATCATCATTATTAATTTTATTTAAAGCCAAAGCTTTATAGTAAATTACATCTGAAAATTTTGGATATTGATTTAATGCTTCATCAAAAATAGTTACTGCTTCTTGATATTTTCCAAGTTCATATTTGGTTACTCCTAAATAAAATAAATCCAAATGATGCGCTTCGTTAAACATCTTTTTTTGATTAAATATTGTTTTTTCAAAATAAGATTCTGCTTTGAAAAAATCCTTTAATTGAAGGTATGATAATCCTATATAAAAAGAATAAGAGTGGTCCATTTCATAACTATCTCCTTTTTCTTTGATACATTGTTCAAAATCAACAATCGCATCGTTATAATCTTTTACAAAGATACATTTAATAAAAGCTCGATAAGATAAATATCTATTTGAATCCAAACGAACTGCTTTGTCTAAAAAATCCATTCCGGTCTTATATTGTTTGAGCTTAAAGTAAGGCATTGCTTTTTGTTGCCACAAATAAGCTATTGTAGCATCCTTTTTTATTCCTTCATCTAAACATTTTTGATAATCGTTAAGATTTGTATAATAATTTATTTTGTCTGCGCAATCATAAACGTGTTCTTGAATGATTTGGTCTTTTTTCGATTTTTGTTCATGTTGAGCATTACAAGTAAACAAAGTACAAAAAAATAAAAAATAAATAACTTTTATCATTTGGTAGTGGTTTGATTTATAACCAAATATACTAAAATTTAAAGAACTTATTTCTATAAAAAAATCGAGCTGTAATTACAGCTCGATGTTGTATAATTTAATTTTGTTATAAAGGGTTTTTCTATCAATTCCGAGAATTTGTGCAGCTTTAGTTTTGTTGAATTTTGCTTTTTCTAAAGCGGTTATAATCGTTTGTTCTTCGTTTTTTTGAGAAAACAACTTCAAATCTTCTTCATCAGATTTAAAGACCAAATCTTCACTAACTTTATTTTGACTAAAAATTTCAATAGGTAAAACTTCTTTTTCGATAAATGGTGAAGTAGTCAAAAGAACCGCACGTTTGATTACATTTCTCATCTCACGTAAATTTCCTGGCCAATCATAATTCAAAAAGATACTTTTGACTTCGTCAGAAAAATCAATAATTTCTTTTTCTAAATCTGTATTTGATTGCTTTAAAAAGAAATCAGCAAAAAGTAAAACATCATTTTCTCTTTCTGATAGCTTTGGTGCTTGTATAGAAAACTCGTTTAAACGATGATATAAATCTTCACGAAAATTACCTTCGCGAACAGCGCGTTGTAAATCTTCATTAGTTGCAGCAATTACACGAATATCTACTTCTATTTCTTTACTACTTCCAATGGGTTTTATTTTACGTTCTTGCAAAGCACGTAATAATTGAACTTGAACCTCATAAGATAAATTTCCGACTTCATCTAAAAATAAAGTTCCGCCATTAGCAGCTTCAAAATGTCCGATTTTATCATTTATCGCACCTGTAAAAGAACCTTTTAAATGTCCGAAAAATTCACTTGCGGCAAGTTCTTTTGGAATGGCACCACAATCAACTGCAATATAAGGTTTTGAAGCTCTTTTACTTTGCTGATGTATTGAAAATGCGATATTTTCTTTTCCTGTACCACTATCTCCAATAACTAAAACTGAAATATTAGTCGGAGCAACTACATCGATATATTTATGTAATTCTAAAGAAACTTCGCTTTTTCCTTTAACTACAGATAAATCGTTTAACTGTTTGTTTCGCGATGTTTTTGAAACTTTGGTTTGCTCCGATTTATCTTCGGCAATATTTAATTTATTAATTAATGCTTGATTGATTGTATGTAAAATTTCGTCCGAATTTATCGGTTTTGAAACATAATCAAAAGCACCTAATTTCATTGCGTTTACAGCTGTTTTAATATCGGCATAACCCGTCATTAAAATAACTTGAATTTCTGGATTTATATCTTTTACAAATTGAAGAATTTTAACGCCGTCGCTGTCTGGCAAACGCACATCGGTTAAAACTAAATCAAAATTTTGTTTCTTAATTAATTGTTCTGCTTCCAAAAACGAAAATACTCCTGATGTTTCAAAACCTTTTTTATTCAAAAAAGTTTTAATCATCGAACAAAAAGAGACATCATCATCAATGACAAGAATTTTGTAAATCATTTAAATTTTTATTTAGGACAAAATTTAACTTAAGGACATAAAATTACCATAAAAAAACTGCTTTGGAAATTTTTAAGTAAACTTTATGTTTTAGAATGGATAACCGATGGCAATATTCAGAATTAAATTATCTCTACGCCATTGTTTATCTCCAAATGCAATATCTTTAAAATTCCAACGGTCACCGCGCGGATAGTAAGGAACGCGAACTGGAAATGCCAAATCGGTTCTGAAAATTAGAATTGAAAAATCAAAACGTAAACCAGCTCCAACTCCAACCGCTAATTCTCTATAAAAATCACTCGAAAATTGACCGCCTGGTTTTGAAGGTTCTTTGTTTAAATTCCAAACATTTCCTGCATCGACAAAAACAGCACCATTAACAAAACCGAATAAATGATTGCGATATTCGATATTGAATTCCATTTTTATATCTCCAGATTGGTCTTGTAAAAACGTCCCCGATTCTGTTCTTGGGTCAAAACTTCCAGGTCCTAAAGTTCTGGCTCTGAAAGCGCGTATACTATTTGAACCACCGATAAAAAATTGTCTCGAAAACGGCATAAACTCCGAATTTCCGTAAGCATAACCAATTCCTCCAACGACACGAGTTGCTAATTGAGATTTCTCTCCTAATTTTAAATAATATCTAAAATCGTGTTCGGTTTTTACAAATTGGCTGTACGGAACTCCCAAAATTTCTTTTTGATTGTTTTTTCTAACATTCGCACCTGATAAAATTCCGATAATATTACCTGATAAATCAATACTTCCTTTGTAATATACGGTATTTTTTTGAGGAATCATGGTGTTTGTATAGGTATAAGCATAATGCGGACCAAATATCAATTGCTTTTCAACCACGCGTTGTAACGAAACGTTATTTTCCATTTGCTGACGGTATTTGTCAGTTATGGATTCTGGAGTTACATAAGTAATATCAACAATATTAAGTTCGTGTTCTTTTCTTATATTTTCTTTCCAAACATAACCAAATGCTCCAGAAAAATTATGCAAAGTATAAAGCTGTGTTCGGTTTTGATATTCGTAACCCAATGAAACTTTTGTTCGTGGGACGAAAGCACTCGATGAATTAAAATTAAATGGCGCTATAATTCTCGGAAATAACAAATTGAATTTAGAACCAATTCTGTAAATATTATTGGCATCTTTAACTCCGCCAATCTGGTATTCAAATCCACCATAAATAGAAGCTGTAAACAATTCGGCTCCTTTAAAAAAATTGCGGTTGCTCCAATTTAAATTCAACTCACTTCCTGCATAACCAGCAGAATTTGTTTTCGCTAAAAACTCAAAACGTAACGATTTAAACTCGTTTGGAGTTAAGTAATAATACGCGTCGAATTTATGATTTAACGAATCTGAAATCACAAATTCATTTTTTACAAATTTAAAAGTTCCGAGGTTGATTAATCGACTTAATGATAAATTTTGGTCCTTTAAATTATATAAATCACCTTTTTGAAAATATAAAGCATGGTCAAAAATCTCTGGTTTAAAAAGCTTTTTTCTATCAATAATGGTAATTCCTTTATCGTTTTGTAAACTATCAATTCGATTTAAATTAATTGTTCTATTTCTTCTTCTTGTCGTACTTTGATTAATTTTGTAATCTGCAAATACAATAACACGGTCAATTGTAAAAGATTCTGTGGCTAATTCAGCCGTATTATTTTTAACTTTTACGATTAAATCGACTTTATGATTTCCAACCGTAGAATCGACTTGAACCAAAATATCATCCGGATTAAAATAGTAAAATCCTTTTTCTTTTAAATCACTATCTATTCGAACACGCTCCTCTTTGATAACGTCTAAACTAAACGGTGCACCAACTTTCAATAGCGATTGGTCAGCCGTTTTTTCGATTGCTTTTGTAACTTCAGAATCGTTATTTTTAAAAACAACTTTACCGATTTTGTACTGCGTTTTTGGCTGAACATTGTAAATAACTTCAGCTTTTTTATTTAAAGAATCAATTTGATAATTGGAAGTAACATTGAAATATCCTTGATTTTCAGAATAATTATCAATAATACTTCGCATAAAATCTACATCAACATTTTTAAGTAAAACTGGTTTCTCTCCTACTTTATATTTTAACCAATATTTAAAACCTTTGTCTTTTTTAGGTTCTGGTGTAATATTATAGATTAATAACTTAGGACGTAATCCAAAAATAGATTTATTAGGCTTTGGAACCATTTGACTCTCTAAATTACTTTTTAATTTAGTTATTTGTGTTTTTGATAACGAGTCTCCAATAATATTAATTTCAGAACCTGTAAACAAAGCTTCGCCTTCTTTTAAATACCGAGTATTACTACAAGAAGCTAATAAAACGGCAGTTGCGATAAAAATATATTTACTTACTTTCATTGTTTGCCTTTTTAGTTGAGTTTGATTGATTTTTCTTTTCGTTGTTTTTGTTTTTTAAAATTTCTTTAAACTTATTGTAATCTAAAGTAATTACAAAACCAAGTCCTGTTTCAACAACTTCTCCTTGAAGCGCAACTTGATATTCGTTTACTCGATACGCTCTTAATGTATAACGTCCGTTTTTAGAAAGTTTATATTCAATAGTAACATCGCCTGCAATATTATTTGTTTGTTCGTTTTCTCTATTTTCACCTTCTAATCCAAAATTACTACCAACGGTAACTTTAAGTCGGTCGTGAAATAAACTTTTAGAAACTCCAATGTTTAAATCAGTTCGAACATTTTTATCACCGGTTGAGTAATCATCTTGAGATTCTAAATCAAAATTAATATCAACTCCCGAAATCAAACTCGAAGCCAAACTATTTAATTGTTGTGAAAGTAATTTACTCACACTTTGACGTGCCATACTTGAAGCCGAAATGTTTACATTGGTATCAAACGGATTTTCGCCAATAAAACGATTCAAAATTAATAAAGCCAAAACTTGTTTATTAAGTTCAGATTCTTCGTTTCGTAATTGTTCTAATTTAGATTTAACAGTTGATAAAACTTCTGACGAAACATTTGAATTATCTTCATCTAACTCAATATTAAAAGAAATTTCGGGCTTCATTAATTCACCTTTAATAATCAAAAGCGTTTCGAACGGAAGTTTTTGTTTATAAAGATTTATATCTTGAGTTGCATCTGAAGTTAGTTGTTGCTGAACCAAATCTAAAGGTGCGGTTTTTAACTTATAAATTGCTGTAAGATTTACATCTGCTTTCGTTGGTTCGCCATTCCAAACGATGGTACTTCCTTTTTGAATATCAAATTTTCGTTTGATAAAATTGACAGACATGTCATACGTTCCTTGATTCACTTCGTATGTTCCGACTAAAGTTGTTTTCCCAGACGGGTCAATTCCACCTGTTAACTGTGCTTCACCTTGAATTTTAACAACATCATTATTTATCTTATCTAAAACAATTGCAATTTTAGCATCTTTATCAACTTCAATATTTACAGAAACATCTAAACCTGTAATTTCAGAATTTGTAATTTCTTCGTCTTTTACAATGGTTTCTTCTAATACCAATTGGTCTTGGTCGATAAATTCAATAATACCTTCGCGCTCTTGTAATGCTGGACTATATTGAGGCATCACAAAAGTAAAATCTGTTTGGTTTGTAACTTTTAAATTTCCGTTCACTCTCGGCAAGTTCATGTTTCCTTTAATCGTTAAGTTAACATCCAAAGCTGCAACTCCATACAACATATCATCTCCAGAGTTAGCAGAATTGACTAATTTAAATCCTTGTCCAAAAAGAGTTAAATCAAATTTAAAATCGCGATATGTTTTTGTGAGAACATTTCCGTTCAAAGTCAAAACATTATCATCTGTGTCGCTAATGCTGAAATTATTAAACGAAATTCCATCGTTTGTAAATGTAATTTTATCGTCAATTTTTTTGAAAGTTGCATTTAAACTATTGATATGCAAGCTGGTATCATTAAATTTAATATCGCCTAAAATTGAAGGCTTTTCGGTGTTTCCGGTTATATTTAATTGACCCGAAATAAATCCTTTTGCATCAGAAATCATTTGTTGAGAGAAAGCTTGTAAACTTCGCATTTGAAGTTGGTTCACATCTACTTCTAAGTCAAATTTTTCTTCGCTTATATCATAAAATCCAAGAGCTTGCACATCGTTATCGTAACCACTTAAAGCAATATTAGCACTTAAACGACTGTCAGATTCGTTATCAACATTAACTTTTAAATTTCCGACATTACTTCCTAAAACGTTTAATTTTTGAACATTTAAATCAGAAGTAAAAGTCATTTTATTTTTTAAATCATTGATTTGCGCTTTTCCGTTTATGATTCCGCTAGCCAAAAGTGTATCTTTCTTAATCATTTCGGTAACCGTTTCGATAGTAAAATCTTTGATATCGATGTTTAACGGCGCGTTTGGAATATCTTCTTCTGAATCAATGTGAATTAAACTTCCGTCGTGAGAAATTTCAAAATCATGAGCTAAAATTCCTTTGTCTGAAATTTGAAAATAATTAGCCGGATTCACGTTCCAATCAACATAATTAAGTTTCAATCCATTATCATTTAGAGCAACCTGTATGACATCATTTAACGAACTTACATTTCCACTAATTTCATATTGAATAACATTTTCTAAATCACGAACTCGTAAATCATAACCAATTTTATTGTCCTTAATTTGTCCAGTTAAACTGGTGTTTTGTAAATGAAAATTATTATTTTCTAATCCAGAAATAGAAAAATTATAATCTAAAAAGTCGTCTTGATTTTCGATATTCACATCGATTCCAGAAATAACATTTTCGCCATATATCAATTCAGATATTTTACTTTGAATCGATATTTTATTTTGTTCTGAATTAAAGCTTCCTGTTAATTCAATATCTTTAAAACGTTCTAAATCAGGTAAAAATTTAGATAAAATATCGTCATTTTTAACTAAAATTGTAGCATCAAAATAAGCAGGAGTCAATTCTTGTTTTAGAACTTCTTCGGGAAGATTTAAATTAAAATACGAATTGACATTTCGTTGTAAATGCGTGGCAAGTTC comes from Flavobacterium sp. I3-2 and encodes:
- a CDS encoding tetratricopeptide repeat protein; amino-acid sequence: MIKVIYFLFFCTLFTCNAQHEQKSKKDQIIQEHVYDCADKINYYTNLNDYQKCLDEGIKKDATIAYLWQQKAMPYFKLKQYKTGMDFLDKAVRLDSNRYLSYRAFIKCIFVKDYNDAIVDFEQCIKEKGDSYEMDHSYSFYIGLSYLQLKDFFKAESYFEKTIFNQKKMFNEAHHLDLFYLGVTKYELGKYQEAVTIFDEALNQYPKFSDVIYYKALALNKINNDDFETSNLIEKAKEFASKGFTINEDNAIYEEYPYKVKW
- a CDS encoding sigma-54-dependent transcriptional regulator; translation: MIYKILVIDDDVSFCSMIKTFLNKKGFETSGVFSFLEAEQLIKKQNFDLVLTDVRLPDSDGVKILQFVKDINPEIQVILMTGYADIKTAVNAMKLGAFDYVSKPINSDEILHTINQALINKLNIAEDKSEQTKVSKTSRNKQLNDLSVVKGKSEVSLELHKYIDVVAPTNISVLVIGDSGTGKENIAFSIHQQSKRASKPYIAVDCGAIPKELAASEFFGHLKGSFTGAINDKIGHFEAANGGTLFLDEVGNLSYEVQVQLLRALQERKIKPIGSSKEIEVDIRVIAATNEDLQRAVREGNFREDLYHRLNEFSIQAPKLSERENDVLLFADFFLKQSNTDLEKEIIDFSDEVKSIFLNYDWPGNLREMRNVIKRAVLLTTSPFIEKEVLPIEIFSQNKVSEDLVFKSDEEDLKLFSQKNEEQTIITALEKAKFNKTKAAQILGIDRKTLYNKIKLYNIEL
- a CDS encoding BamA/TamA family outer membrane protein, which codes for MKVSKYIFIATAVLLASCSNTRYLKEGEALFTGSEINIIGDSLSKTQITKLKSNLESQMVPKPNKSIFGLRPKLLIYNITPEPKKDKGFKYWLKYKVGEKPVLLKNVDVDFMRSIIDNYSENQGYFNVTSNYQIDSLNKKAEVIYNVQPKTQYKIGKVVFKNNDSEVTKAIEKTADQSLLKVGAPFSLDVIKEERVRIDSDLKEKGFYYFNPDDILVQVDSTVGNHKVDLIVKVKNNTAELATESFTIDRVIVFADYKINQSTTRRRNRTINLNRIDSLQNDKGITIIDRKKLFKPEIFDHALYFQKGDLYNLKDQNLSLSRLINLGTFKFVKNEFVISDSLNHKFDAYYYLTPNEFKSLRFEFLAKTNSAGYAGSELNLNWSNRNFFKGAELFTASIYGGFEYQIGGVKDANNIYRIGSKFNLLFPRIIAPFNFNSSSAFVPRTKVSLGYEYQNRTQLYTLHNFSGAFGYVWKENIRKEHELNIVDITYVTPESITDKYRQQMENNVSLQRVVEKQLIFGPHYAYTYTNTMIPQKNTVYYKGSIDLSGNIIGILSGANVRKNNQKEILGVPYSQFVKTEHDFRYYLKLGEKSQLATRVVGGIGYAYGNSEFMPFSRQFFIGGSNSIRAFRARTLGPGSFDPRTESGTFLQDQSGDIKMEFNIEYRNHLFGFVNGAVFVDAGNVWNLNKEPSKPGGQFSSDFYRELAVGVGAGLRFDFSILIFRTDLAFPVRVPYYPRGDRWNFKDIAFGDKQWRRDNLILNIAIGYPF
- a CDS encoding translocation/assembly module TamB; protein product: MLIVGLILSLQIPAVQNFVKDKAINYLEGKLDTEVSLEKIYVDFPNDIVLQNFYLKGKDVDTLLFVNQLNVGIYLPDLIKSQANISSINLDGVNATINRDAEGKFNFDFILDAFATENDEDKDSKPFIISLNKIDLKNIDVNFNDDISKNFFKIRLNHFQTKVETFDLIENNYAINSILIDGFKFKLDQKVVDKIVATSEVQADSVSDSKPLKIQLGNIQLKNFDVSYLDENSKMNAHVIFEDLNTNIKKIDLIKNAFEVDKVNLSNATIDFSMFSQPKTTVVNEVKKTDSSDLSFMLNQLKLNNVAVNYNENSVKETNQGVDFNHLKFSKIDFELSDFVFNNSAIYGKIDKVFLHEKSGFQVNEFSTEFKYAEKTAYLKEMILKTPKSIIRDEVVLEYNSQDDLTQNIENVKIYANLPNAKIAFSDILLLVPTLKNTPPFNEYANAILNVDSKLNGKVNDLQIQKLLVSGLGNVKVNASGNIKNAMELSNLWVDLRLNEFVISASDLNKLVPKGTIPNTIQLPNQLDLKGNAKGSLNNFLADLKLHSTFGNIDLKAVLNQQKKNAETYVLDAKVSDFNVGKLIKNDLLGKISATMKLSGKSFDLEKADAVIAAHVSSAKFNSYTYKDFKLNGKIEQGAFDVSTTMNDENIIFDISAIGHYSEKAPSLNLKGDVTKIDLYRTGFFDETFALAGKISADFSNLNPNELNGNLSLHDFALAYKTGLYPLTNVTLDAISNDEKNQIQFQSQVFNIDLTGKYKLTELATHLQRNVNSYFNLNLPEEVLKQELTPAYFDATILVKNDDILSKFLPDLERFKDIELTGSFNSEQNKISIQSKISELIYGENVISGIDVNIENQDDFLDYNFSISGLENNNFHLQNTSLTGQIKDNKIGYDLRVRDLENVIQYEISGNVSSLNDVIQVALNDNGLKLNYVDWNVNPANYFQISDKGILAHDFEISHDGSLIHIDSEEDIPNAPLNIDIKDFTIETVTEMIKKDTLLASGIINGKAQINDLKNKMTFTSDLNVQKLNVLGSNVGNLKVNVDNESDSRLSANIALSGYDNDVQALGFYDISEEKFDLEVDVNQLQMRSLQAFSQQMISDAKGFISGQLNITGNTEKPSILGDIKFNDTSLHINSLNATFKKIDDKITFTNDGISFNNFSISDTDDNVLTLNGNVLTKTYRDFKFDLTLFGQGFKLVNSANSGDDMLYGVAALDVNLTIKGNMNLPRVNGNLKVTNQTDFTFVMPQYSPALQEREGIIEFIDQDQLVLEETIVKDEEITNSEITGLDVSVNIEVDKDAKIAIVLDKINNDVVKIQGEAQLTGGIDPSGKTTLVGTYEVNQGTYDMSVNFIKRKFDIQKGSTIVWNGEPTKADVNLTAIYKLKTAPLDLVQQQLTSDATQDINLYKQKLPFETLLIIKGELMKPEISFNIELDEDNSNVSSEVLSTVKSKLEQLRNEESELNKQVLALLILNRFIGENPFDTNVNISASSMARQSVSKLLSQQLNSLASSLISGVDINFDLESQDDYSTGDKNVRTDLNIGVSKSLFHDRLKVTVGSNFGLEGENRENEQTNNIAGDVTIEYKLSKNGRYTLRAYRVNEYQVALQGEVVETGLGFVITLDYNKFKEILKNKNNEKKNQSNSTKKANNESK